Proteins encoded by one window of Halosolutus amylolyticus:
- a CDS encoding multidrug transporter, which yields MLYSLGRNSSPIVTAIGVAVALIAIVGTQVFGWEWGGGQLVPTTLGVVAAAIAIVVIGSRLG from the coding sequence ATGCTATATTCCCTCGGACGGAACTCGTCCCCGATCGTCACCGCGATCGGGGTCGCGGTTGCGCTCATCGCGATCGTCGGTACCCAGGTCTTCGGCTGGGAGTGGGGCGGCGGACAACTCGTTCCGACGACCCTGGGCGTCGTCGCCGCGGCGATCGCGATCGTCGTGATCGGCAGCCGCCTCGGCTGA
- a CDS encoding aromatic ring-hydroxylating oxygenase subunit alpha encodes MARWEESDTVPLSDDGGNTYTLPTFVHVDEDVFDRERSTIFADSWQYAGSRRAISSSGDYFTAEIAGRPVLVIRAEDGSIRAFYNVCPHRGSRMLDGTGRTERIMCPYHNWTFDTNGEFCTAPKAFSTAVRNPDLDDAAVDGPDSCENSLHSLAVDTLGPFVFVNVASDPTPFDELVGRIPGELADRGVGALRLAQRRETDLECNWKIMVSNYLECDHCHSNHPDFVRAVDMDEYTVEVGEYHSTQYGPITDDEGSVVGESRFYFLWPNTTINIYEEGRGCAVYRIDPRGPETTRLTAHYYFEDDELTDERSEIVERSLQLQREDFELVERQHEGVRSGALQQGRFGPNEHAVHHFHELVEDQLDLR; translated from the coding sequence ATGGCACGATGGGAAGAGTCCGATACAGTCCCGCTCAGTGACGACGGCGGCAATACGTACACGCTTCCAACGTTCGTCCACGTCGACGAGGACGTCTTCGATCGCGAACGATCGACGATTTTCGCCGATAGCTGGCAGTACGCTGGCAGCCGACGCGCAATTTCCAGTTCAGGCGACTATTTCACGGCGGAGATCGCGGGCCGGCCCGTCCTCGTCATTCGTGCCGAGGATGGGTCGATTCGGGCGTTCTACAACGTCTGTCCGCACCGTGGCAGCCGCATGCTCGACGGTACGGGCAGGACCGAGCGTATCATGTGCCCGTACCACAACTGGACGTTCGACACGAATGGCGAGTTCTGCACGGCTCCGAAGGCGTTCTCGACGGCCGTTCGCAATCCCGACCTCGACGATGCGGCGGTCGATGGGCCGGACAGCTGTGAAAACAGTCTCCACTCGCTGGCGGTCGACACGCTCGGTCCGTTCGTGTTCGTGAACGTTGCATCAGATCCGACCCCGTTCGACGAGCTCGTAGGTCGGATTCCTGGAGAACTGGCCGATCGAGGGGTCGGCGCGCTTCGGCTCGCACAGCGGCGGGAGACGGACCTCGAGTGCAACTGGAAGATCATGGTCAGTAACTATCTCGAGTGCGATCACTGCCACTCGAACCATCCCGACTTCGTTCGGGCCGTCGACATGGACGAGTACACGGTCGAGGTCGGCGAGTATCACTCGACCCAGTACGGGCCGATCACGGACGACGAGGGATCCGTCGTCGGGGAGTCCAGATTCTACTTCCTCTGGCCGAATACGACGATCAATATCTACGAGGAGGGGCGAGGCTGTGCCGTCTATCGGATCGATCCTCGCGGGCCGGAAACGACGCGCCTGACCGCCCACTACTACTTCGAAGACGACGAACTCACTGACGAGCGATCCGAAATCGTCGAACGGAGTCTCCAGTTGCAGCGAGAGGATTTCGAACTCGTGGAACGGCAACACGAGGGGGTTCGATCGGGCGCGCTTCAGCAGGGCCGGTTCGGACCGAACGAACACGCTGTTCATCACTTCCACGAACTCGTCGAAGATCAACTCGATCTTCGGTGA
- a CDS encoding IclR family transcriptional regulator gives MSENGAHESVKTTERSLDVVRVVQERGGVRISDIVEEFDMAKSTAYKHLRTLESRGYLVKEGEQYHIGLKFMNRGEYARTRKPAYRIAEDIVDDLADRTEHEVDFLVENDGRSIAVHFSYDPTNPFQDMNADPTNKHWRKGTYYHLHCIAAGKAILAHLPREAVEAIIEQWGLPARTERTITDPDELFAELETIREQGYAYSEGEYTDGMAAIAMPVIEPTGELLGGLAVNGPTYSLQNPDRRAELQSTLEEVVTAFETRLENIEWPDPFEQGTMS, from the coding sequence ATGTCCGAAAACGGGGCTCACGAATCGGTCAAGACGACCGAACGATCACTCGACGTCGTCCGTGTCGTGCAGGAACGGGGAGGGGTACGGATCAGCGATATCGTCGAGGAGTTCGACATGGCCAAAAGCACGGCGTACAAGCACCTGCGAACGCTCGAGTCTCGCGGATACCTCGTCAAGGAGGGCGAGCAGTACCACATCGGCCTCAAGTTCATGAACCGCGGGGAGTACGCGAGAACGCGGAAACCCGCGTATCGAATCGCCGAGGACATCGTCGACGATCTCGCCGATCGAACCGAGCACGAGGTCGACTTCCTCGTCGAGAACGATGGCCGGAGTATCGCCGTGCACTTTTCGTACGATCCGACGAACCCGTTCCAGGACATGAACGCCGATCCGACGAACAAGCACTGGCGAAAGGGGACGTACTACCACCTGCACTGTATCGCCGCTGGCAAAGCGATTCTGGCCCACCTCCCCCGCGAGGCGGTCGAGGCGATCATCGAGCAGTGGGGGCTCCCCGCCCGGACGGAACGGACGATCACCGACCCCGACGAGTTGTTCGCCGAACTCGAGACGATCCGGGAGCAGGGATACGCGTACTCGGAAGGCGAGTACACGGACGGAATGGCGGCGATCGCGATGCCGGTCATCGAACCGACGGGCGAGCTACTCGGGGGACTCGCCGTGAACGGACCTACCTACAGTCTGCAGAACCCGGACCGGCGGGCGGAGTTGCAATCGACGCTCGAGGAGGTCGTCACCGCGTTCGAAACCAGACTCGAGAACATCGAGTGGCCCGACCCGTTCGAACAGGGGACGATGTCCTGA
- a CDS encoding amidase family protein, with translation MVEPPTREQLWTFAAEYHAFPSSDELDAYRTIIEEWTADVDRLEECAEEYAVTPETERAATRDDVDTRRADDPANAFVRRFRIGGNDGPLAGYEVGIKDNLAIGGVEMTCGSSAFEGYTPSRDAVVVERVLDSGATVTGTLNLEAMAFSGSGELSDFGPVPNPYDDDYLAGGSSSGCAAAVVEGLVDVGIGTDQSGSVRVPASWSGCVGLKPTFGLVPYTGGVSLEPTVDHVGPLANSVADCALVLDAVAGAHSSDSRQSNPPSVRVTDGYSNDGPLTIGVLEEGFGFEPGDEAVDERVRSVLAELDRCGHDVESVSVPLHEDGYAVYNGVVLEAFAALVRDEGVGYYRRGSYDAEFAEYFGAVRRARMGAFPSAMVLTLAFGRYLATEHRGRYHALAQRLRRELSAQYEAVLADVDVLAMPTTPQTAHERRPGASLAERIARSTKMFQNTAPFNLTGHPAVSVPCGFVDGLPVGLMVVGDRFADATVLRAARAIETLRDE, from the coding sequence ATGGTCGAACCACCGACGAGAGAGCAACTGTGGACGTTCGCCGCCGAGTATCACGCGTTCCCGTCGAGCGACGAACTGGATGCGTATCGAACGATCATCGAGGAGTGGACGGCGGACGTCGATCGGCTCGAGGAGTGTGCCGAGGAGTACGCGGTCACGCCCGAGACGGAACGTGCGGCGACTCGAGACGACGTCGACACCCGACGAGCCGACGACCCCGCAAACGCGTTCGTCCGCAGGTTTCGCATCGGGGGAAACGATGGACCACTGGCCGGGTACGAGGTCGGGATCAAGGACAACCTCGCGATCGGCGGCGTCGAGATGACGTGCGGATCGAGCGCGTTCGAAGGATACACTCCCAGCAGGGATGCGGTGGTCGTCGAACGAGTCCTGGATTCGGGTGCGACCGTAACTGGGACGCTGAACCTCGAGGCGATGGCGTTCTCGGGCAGCGGTGAACTCTCCGATTTCGGCCCTGTTCCTAACCCGTACGACGACGACTACCTCGCTGGCGGGTCCTCGAGCGGATGTGCCGCCGCCGTCGTCGAGGGACTGGTAGACGTCGGGATCGGCACCGACCAGAGCGGTTCGGTTCGCGTTCCGGCGTCCTGGTCGGGGTGTGTCGGCCTCAAACCGACGTTCGGACTCGTCCCCTACACCGGCGGAGTGAGCCTCGAACCGACCGTCGACCACGTCGGACCGCTGGCGAACTCGGTTGCCGACTGCGCGCTCGTTCTCGACGCCGTCGCGGGCGCGCATTCGTCCGACTCCCGCCAGTCGAACCCGCCGTCGGTTCGGGTGACCGACGGCTACTCGAACGACGGTCCGTTGACGATCGGCGTCCTCGAGGAGGGGTTCGGATTCGAACCCGGCGACGAGGCGGTCGACGAACGAGTCCGATCGGTGCTCGCGGAACTCGATCGGTGCGGACACGACGTCGAAAGCGTATCGGTGCCGTTACACGAAGACGGCTACGCCGTGTACAACGGCGTCGTGCTCGAAGCGTTCGCCGCACTCGTTCGCGACGAAGGAGTCGGCTACTATCGCCGGGGTTCGTACGACGCCGAATTCGCCGAGTACTTCGGAGCCGTGCGCCGAGCGCGCATGGGGGCGTTTCCGTCGGCGATGGTACTGACGCTGGCCTTCGGTCGCTACCTGGCGACGGAGCACCGTGGACGGTACCACGCCCTGGCCCAGCGGCTTCGGCGGGAACTGTCGGCCCAGTACGAGGCCGTGCTGGCGGACGTCGACGTGCTCGCGATGCCGACGACGCCCCAGACCGCTCACGAGCGCCGTCCAGGAGCATCGCTGGCGGAACGAATAGCGCGGTCGACGAAAATGTTCCAGAACACGGCCCCGTTCAATCTCACCGGTCATCCCGCCGTGTCCGTCCCGTGCGGGTTCGTGGACGGACTCCCGGTCGGACTGATGGTCGTCGGGGACCGGTTCGCGGACGCGACGGTGCTCCGTGCCGCACGAGCGATCGAAACCCTGCGCGACGAGTGA
- a CDS encoding enoyl-CoA hydratase/isomerase family protein has translation MDAPAFGAIRLQYDDARGVATIVLDRPDKLNALTDEMLEEIEAAVEHCRRLDDEADGVAVRALVMEGVGDRSFSAGYDVHLFEEKTYPVEERAWRAATAALETYDVPVVAKIDGYCLGGGLELALACDFRLASDRSEFGFPEVDIGLFPSGGGTQRLLPLVGRERAMELCMTGNRIDARTAADDGLIRESMAADVLDDEVTAFVDTLASKPPLAIRAMKDVFNSTRNAPLSQGLEYELQAYQPLLATADHREATAAFGDDRTPEWQGK, from the coding sequence ATGGATGCACCAGCGTTCGGAGCGATCCGACTGCAGTACGACGACGCACGCGGCGTCGCGACGATCGTTCTCGACAGACCCGACAAGCTGAACGCCCTGACCGACGAGATGCTCGAAGAGATCGAAGCCGCCGTCGAACACTGCCGCCGACTCGACGACGAAGCGGACGGCGTCGCGGTTCGTGCACTCGTGATGGAGGGGGTCGGCGATCGCTCGTTCTCCGCCGGCTACGACGTTCACCTGTTCGAGGAGAAGACCTATCCCGTTGAGGAACGCGCCTGGCGGGCCGCGACGGCGGCGCTCGAGACGTACGACGTTCCCGTCGTCGCGAAGATCGACGGCTACTGTCTCGGGGGCGGCCTCGAACTCGCGCTGGCCTGTGACTTTCGCCTCGCGAGCGATCGGAGCGAGTTCGGCTTCCCCGAGGTCGACATCGGGCTGTTTCCGTCGGGGGGAGGAACACAGCGGCTCCTCCCGCTCGTCGGCCGCGAGCGCGCGATGGAACTTTGCATGACGGGGAACCGGATCGACGCGCGGACGGCTGCCGACGACGGGTTGATCCGCGAGTCGATGGCCGCCGACGTCCTCGACGACGAGGTCACGGCGTTCGTCGACACGCTCGCGTCGAAACCCCCGCTCGCGATTCGCGCGATGAAAGACGTGTTCAACAGTACCCGGAACGCGCCGCTCTCGCAGGGTCTCGAGTACGAATTACAGGCCTATCAGCCCCTGTTGGCGACCGCTGATCACCGCGAGGCGACGGCAGCGTTCGGTGACGATCGGACGCCGGAGTGGCAGGGGAAGTAA
- a CDS encoding GRP family sugar transporter, protein MLGVVLSLVGTLAWAGHYLFIRIGMKKGSVMGAILVACLANVVIVVPIGVGYHYPDFGLTPGAVAAFALAGLCSGLLGRIFQYKSTELIGASRTSPVVAASGLVSVVLAVAFLRESLTLPHLVGILLIVVGVALVSWETAADRTGDATPSRDSALLFVFPLLAAAFFGIEPVLVSIGLAQGTPLLIGMSIAIVASGIGFVGYSWWRPAAVLRRSVRSPALSWYVAGAVAGTVSYLAYFGALAVAPVVVVMPIFQSVPLVVVVLSVLFMPAYLERVTWRVAGAATVVVVGATLVSLSA, encoded by the coding sequence ATGCTCGGGGTCGTACTGTCTCTCGTCGGAACGCTCGCGTGGGCCGGTCACTACCTGTTCATTCGCATCGGGATGAAGAAGGGGTCGGTCATGGGCGCGATACTCGTCGCCTGTCTCGCGAACGTCGTCATCGTCGTCCCGATCGGCGTCGGCTACCACTATCCCGATTTCGGACTGACGCCGGGAGCCGTTGCGGCGTTCGCACTCGCCGGCCTGTGCAGCGGGCTGCTGGGGCGGATCTTCCAGTACAAGAGCACCGAACTCATCGGAGCGAGCCGGACCTCGCCGGTCGTCGCCGCCTCGGGGCTGGTGTCGGTGGTGCTCGCAGTCGCGTTTCTCCGCGAATCGCTGACGCTTCCACACCTCGTCGGGATTCTACTGATCGTCGTCGGCGTGGCTCTCGTTTCCTGGGAGACCGCCGCCGATCGGACGGGCGACGCGACGCCGTCACGGGACTCCGCGCTGTTGTTCGTGTTTCCGCTCCTCGCCGCGGCGTTTTTCGGCATCGAACCGGTGCTCGTGTCGATCGGGCTCGCGCAGGGGACGCCGCTGTTGATCGGCATGAGTATCGCGATCGTCGCGTCCGGGATCGGATTCGTCGGCTACTCCTGGTGGAGACCGGCCGCAGTTCTCCGGCGAAGCGTCCGCAGTCCCGCACTATCGTGGTACGTCGCCGGCGCCGTCGCCGGGACCGTCTCGTACCTGGCGTACTTCGGTGCGCTTGCGGTCGCACCCGTGGTCGTCGTGATGCCGATCTTCCAGAGCGTCCCGCTGGTCGTGGTCGTCCTCTCGGTACTGTTCATGCCCGCGTACCTCGAACGCGTCACCTGGCGGGTGGCGGGTGCCGCCACGGTCGTCGTCGTCGGTGCGACGCTGGTGTCGCTGTCGGCGTGA
- a CDS encoding ABC transporter ATP-binding protein, producing MTRVEIRDLRKEFGSLVAVDDVSLTVKSGELLCLLGPSGCGKSTTLRMLSGLETPTSGTIELGEEDVTNQPPYQRDSSMVFQSWALFPYKTVLENVAFGLKMKGADKQERREKARETLELMQIEEFADSVPTDLSGGQQQRVALARSLALNPKLLLLDEPLSNLDKRLKEQMQIELKNIHDRFDKTMVHVTHDQNEAFTLADRIGIMNEGRLVQVGPPREVYNNPANRFVEEFLGETNFVTGTASAPTETADPATVDVESAPALSIDVDTDGIDDGDDLSVSLRPEAVSLETPAQDDEQTVRADGTGDRQHVTGTVENIIYRGSTVRYYIDVDGVELFAEQSVGDAEQFEEQDTVQLSWDRSDLLCFDGSGATLSS from the coding sequence ATGACTAGGGTAGAGATTCGAGACCTCCGGAAGGAGTTCGGAAGCCTCGTCGCGGTCGACGACGTCTCCCTGACCGTCAAATCGGGGGAGTTACTCTGTTTGCTCGGGCCGAGCGGCTGCGGGAAGTCGACGACGCTCAGGATGCTCTCCGGGCTCGAGACGCCGACGTCCGGGACGATCGAACTCGGCGAGGAGGACGTGACGAACCAGCCGCCGTACCAGCGCGATTCCTCGATGGTCTTCCAGAGCTGGGCGCTGTTCCCGTACAAGACGGTCCTCGAGAACGTCGCGTTCGGACTGAAGATGAAAGGCGCTGACAAGCAAGAGCGCCGCGAGAAGGCCCGCGAAACCCTCGAGTTGATGCAGATCGAGGAGTTCGCGGATTCGGTTCCCACGGATCTGAGCGGCGGCCAGCAACAGCGGGTCGCACTCGCGCGATCGCTGGCGCTCAATCCGAAGCTGCTCCTGCTCGACGAGCCGCTGTCGAACCTCGACAAGCGGCTCAAAGAGCAGATGCAGATCGAACTGAAGAACATCCACGACCGGTTCGACAAGACGATGGTCCACGTCACCCACGACCAGAACGAGGCCTTTACCCTCGCCGATCGGATCGGTATCATGAACGAGGGGCGACTCGTCCAGGTCGGTCCGCCGCGAGAAGTCTACAACAATCCGGCGAACCGGTTCGTCGAGGAGTTCCTCGGCGAAACGAACTTCGTCACCGGGACTGCCTCCGCCCCGACCGAAACCGCCGATCCAGCCACCGTCGACGTGGAGTCTGCACCGGCGCTGTCGATCGACGTCGACACCGACGGGATCGACGACGGGGACGACCTCTCGGTGTCGCTCCGTCCGGAGGCCGTCTCGCTCGAGACGCCGGCCCAGGACGACGAGCAGACGGTTCGAGCCGACGGAACCGGTGACAGACAACACGTCACCGGGACGGTCGAGAACATCATCTACCGAGGCTCGACCGTCCGGTACTACATCGACGTCGACGGCGTCGAACTGTTCGCCGAGCAGAGCGTCGGTGACGCGGAACAGTTCGAAGAACAGGATACCGTCCAACTGTCGTGGGACCGATCCGATCTGCTCTGTTTCGACGGCTCTGGCGCGACCCTCTCTTCGTAA
- a CDS encoding ABC transporter substrate-binding protein, producing MHGEDEPATESNSVSTGAASKTDRTSTDRIGRRGFLAASGAGSVAAFAGCLTGGGDGSGGDETLRVAAWSGSYTDRFDEAVAKPFEEETGMTVEVLPRWSEIISQIRAAPADDPPYDVTVTDGFFYHEGRSDDLFEPVRYDNVPNIDEVFPYLREFRTDEYGVPVDGDPTSLAYLTEAVSEFSGWSDLTEISGLTMEGGFYVYPLQVGALMADEYEGDGELYDESTHDIVFENLRELDVARWYDSGADAWEFMRQGIADAAQYYGYQTAYDAREEQDLDLEVTIPDETGGFFNHYCVVRGTSNRDMAEEFLNHMLDAEVQTNWSEISGEVRSNQNTEYPDDVEEMIPTTEEELKNVSFPDWEQLSEFSGDLSERFEELKRETGE from the coding sequence ATGCACGGGGAAGACGAACCAGCTACTGAGTCGAACAGCGTCAGCACCGGAGCCGCGTCGAAAACCGACCGTACCTCGACCGATCGGATCGGACGACGAGGATTTCTGGCAGCGTCGGGAGCGGGAAGCGTCGCGGCCTTCGCGGGCTGTCTCACCGGCGGCGGCGATGGGAGCGGCGGAGACGAGACGCTTCGCGTCGCCGCCTGGAGCGGATCGTACACCGATCGGTTCGACGAGGCCGTGGCGAAACCGTTCGAGGAAGAAACCGGAATGACCGTCGAGGTGTTGCCCCGGTGGAGCGAGATCATCTCGCAGATCCGCGCCGCACCCGCCGACGATCCGCCGTACGACGTGACGGTGACCGACGGCTTCTTCTACCACGAAGGCCGGTCCGACGACCTCTTCGAACCGGTTCGGTACGACAACGTCCCCAATATCGACGAGGTGTTCCCGTACCTCCGCGAGTTCAGGACCGACGAGTACGGCGTGCCGGTGGACGGGGACCCGACGTCGCTCGCGTACCTCACCGAGGCCGTCTCCGAGTTCTCCGGCTGGTCGGACCTGACGGAGATTTCCGGTCTCACCATGGAGGGAGGCTTCTACGTGTACCCGTTGCAGGTCGGGGCGCTGATGGCGGACGAGTACGAGGGCGACGGCGAACTGTACGACGAGAGCACGCACGACATCGTGTTCGAGAACCTCCGCGAACTCGACGTCGCCCGGTGGTACGACTCCGGGGCCGACGCCTGGGAGTTCATGCGACAGGGGATCGCCGACGCCGCCCAGTACTACGGCTACCAGACCGCCTACGACGCCCGGGAGGAACAGGACCTCGACCTGGAAGTCACGATCCCCGACGAGACCGGCGGCTTCTTCAACCACTACTGCGTCGTCCGCGGGACGAGCAACCGTGACATGGCCGAAGAGTTCCTGAACCACATGCTCGACGCGGAGGTCCAGACGAACTGGTCCGAGATCAGCGGCGAAGTGCGATCGAACCAGAACACCGAGTATCCCGACGACGTCGAGGAGATGATCCCGACGACCGAGGAGGAACTCAAGAACGTCTCCTTCCCGGACTGGGAACAGCTCAGCGAGTTCTCGGGAGACCTCAGCGAACGGTTCGAAGAGCTCAAGCGCGAAACTGGCGAATAA